The Juglans microcarpa x Juglans regia isolate MS1-56 chromosome 2D, Jm3101_v1.0, whole genome shotgun sequence DNA window TGCCAATGCCATGTGTTCCTCACCCAACGAATGATTGCTACATGATGAATGTCGTATCGAAGCATATGCTCAAATGACACTAGAGACCAGAAGTTACTGGCTCGAACTCAGACGTACCTCATATGATCATGCGAAAAGTTGAGTTGGAAACCATCACTatcattcttttttgtttctaatatcTATGAACCTACTCTCTTCCACAATTAATCATTTCATATTCCACCACTACGTATGCAACACTTACCAAGATACAGCAGCCAGTTGGGAAGGTGACACTCCCAATTATATACATGGTATGAGCTAGATTGATGGTCTATCAGCAAGCATATGCGCtagaaaagggaaaaggaaaaagaaaaacgcaAAAGCATCTGCAATATAACCAATATCAGCGCACTTTTGCAAAAACTGGCTGCAATTCACTTCCATGGCAATGTTTACATGTTCGCTTTCCTTTCCCACCTCTCCTTTGTGTCAAGCCTGCCAATAAAATAATTCAGAAGActtgagagaaaaaagaagccCACAAGAACCTACAATGCAACATCAAGTATCACACAGGAAAACATTCTTATGAATCTTTCCCGTTCCAAAGATTGTTATCCGTAAGCATGAACACCCACAAACACACAATGCAACTAAGGGTGTATCATACCCCCAATGTAACTTTTGGCGCTGCTTTGATCCAATAGGAGTAGCTAAATTGTTCTGCTTAAAGGAGGAATTGCTTTTATTATTGTGTCTTTCAGAGTCGGAAACAACGGACTCTTCAATTGCTATAGTTGAATCTTCATCAGCACAATCTTGGACATTGTCTTTGCTGTGAGATTTTCCATTCCTGCCACCACTTCCTACAAAGATTTTGAACAATTTACAGAGATCTCACAAACGAGTAATATgacaataataaattataaagaaaagtaACCTCTTGATGTCTTCTTAGTCTTTGTTTTTGATTTTATCTGTAAACGCCTCCTGTGCAATTCCTGTCGTTTTTAATAATACAGGGTTCATAAATAATTACTTGGTTGGAAAGTGAAAACAATAGGATATAAGGGAAGATTATGTATTAACAAACAAAACCATAAAACtcataagaaagaaaaaatccctgCAGACAGGGTGTCCTGCAATATACATTTCCACATTCCTTCTCACTCTAACCTTATATTTGCTGGACCTTTTCtataagaaacaaaatttataaagaataaatggTTCTCTTTTCTATAAGAGCTAACTTTAGTAACAAATACATTTATACAAGGGGTATAAAGCCCTGCAAATAGCCACTCCAATCAATCAAATGTGTGATTGTCCCTTTCCAACCACATTGGGAAGCACCTTAGGGAAAATCCCCTGTGCAGGCAGTGATAGATGAAGCACAAGTGAGAACGTTGGCTTGAGTGGTGCAATACTTGCAACACCATACATAATGGGAGGGTGGTGCATGAGACTTTAGTGAATGGGAGATCCCACACTGCTTTCATAGGGAGATGTTTTTGGCCTTTATAATGAACCCAGAAactttcaattgtaattttgactGGTTCTTTTGGTGTATAAGCCCAAATGTTTACTTGGTCTTTCCTTAAGTTGTTACAATAGTCCATACCATAGGCACAGGTGGTATGGTTTTCCAAATATGGTGAATTtgattcaaaacaaagcaaaaagaaGACCCAAAGTTTCCATGAAATTTGACAAGCCTGCCAATAAAATAATTCAGAAGActtgagagaaaaaagaagccCACAAGAACCTACAATGCAACATCAAGTATCACACAGGAAAACATTGTTATGAATCTCCGCCTTTTATGACATCTCTCTATGGTACCTGTCCTCCCCACTAAGACCCATGTAACAAGATTACATCAAACTTTGCACTATTTTAAGACACCAATCCATAGAATCCTCCACTTACCCCAAATTCAGATTTTGTA harbors:
- the LOC121248777 gene encoding uncharacterized protein LOC121248777, translating into MKNSRCDAMVMEKKEDQEEDDRREAVIASTPSLQSNFEPKGGITQAQLSKFQELHRRRLQIKSKTKTKKTSRGSGGRNGKSHSKDNVQDCADEDSTIAIEESVVSDSERHNNKSNSSFKQNNLATPIGSKQRQKLHWGLDTKERWERKANM